A stretch of Sphingobacteriales bacterium DNA encodes these proteins:
- a CDS encoding DUF3127 domain-containing protein — protein sequence MEIQGKLIKILPLQTGEGKNGTWKKQEFILETDTAYPKKICFSLWGDKLNMLQGAEGQSVTVGFDLESREYNGRWFTEAKAWKIEILSGSKSPDNEKEDLDWLDSQQGDTETDLPF from the coding sequence ATGGAAATACAGGGAAAATTAATTAAAATCCTGCCCCTTCAGACAGGAGAAGGTAAAAATGGCACCTGGAAAAAACAGGAATTTATTCTGGAAACGGATACAGCCTACCCGAAAAAAATATGTTTCTCTCTTTGGGGTGACAAACTCAATATGTTACAAGGAGCTGAAGGACAAAGTGTTACTGTTGGTTTCGATCTGGAAAGCCGTGAATACAACGGGCGCTGGTTTACCGAAGCCAAAGCCTGGAAAATTGAGATCCTTTCCGGTTCCAAATCCCCAGACAATGAAAAAGAAGACCTCGACTGGCTCGATTCACAACAGGGTGATACGGAGACAGACCTCCCTTTTTAG
- a CDS encoding helix-turn-helix transcriptional regulator, with amino-acid sequence MAKRKKEEGKEVVDTPITRALDSDKLDCMASKLKALGHPARIAIIELLEKNDKLPVGKIQAMLDLEQAATSNHLRILKDQNIVKSVRDGKSKLYSLRTPQIKDIIDCIEKCKD; translated from the coding sequence ATGGCAAAACGTAAAAAAGAAGAAGGGAAAGAAGTGGTTGATACCCCTATTACCAGAGCACTCGACAGTGACAAGCTTGATTGTATGGCAAGTAAACTTAAGGCACTAGGTCATCCTGCCAGAATCGCCATTATCGAATTACTCGAAAAAAATGATAAATTACCGGTAGGAAAAATCCAGGCCATGCTTGATCTCGAACAAGCTGCAACCTCTAACCATCTACGTATTCTCAAAGACCAGAATATCGTAAAATCGGTAAGAGATGGCAAAAGCAAACTGTATTCACTTCGTACACCCCAGATCAAAGACATTATCGATTGTATCGAGAAGTGCAAAGACTAA
- a CDS encoding 2-oxoglutarate dehydrogenase E1 component produces the protein MTKKLPYPGNAPISEIEDLYKDYLNNPESVEDSWRYFFEGFELARTTYHESEQSDLIFADEFKVINLINAYRMRGHLFTRTNPVRKRRQYFPTLDITNFGLNESDLEKSFKAGNELGIGQTSLKNIVQYLEDTYCRSIGVEYMYIRNPKKVEWLKNKIEQNRNTPHFAPHVRRQILQKLVQAVGFEQFLHKRYTGQKRFSLEGCEALIPALDFVIEKGAELGIKEFVIGMPHRGRLNVLANIFNKSYQQIFSEFEGKGYDDNFSLGDVKYHLGYSAEMVSRKGEIIKLHLSPNPSHLEAVNPVVEGITRAKIDHEHHDNYSSICPVLIHGDAAIAGQGIVYEVVQMEKLLGYRTGGTIHIVVNNQLGFTTDYIDARSSTYCTDVAKTTLSPVFHVNADDPEAVVHVIQLAVEYRQTFHNDVFIDILGYRRYGHNESDEPRFTQPTLYKIIARHPDVRKIYADQLISEDIVSQADADRMVTTFENMLQDNLLEARKKGLSHIEAIFSRNWFSILTANEADFEDSPETGVPAGILKDLNRKINILPEGIAFFDKIIRLVRQRYETIENEGNIDWALAEQLAFASLLFEKTPVRLCGQDVERGTFSQRHAVLNIEDTNEKYIPLNNLGEEYPKFRIFNSLLSEYGALGFEYGYAMVSPDYLTIWEAQFGDFSNGAQIIIDQYISSAEDKWKIMNGLIMLLPHGYEGQGPEHSSARIERFLVLCGNLNMQVCYPSTPANYFHLLRRQIKRDFRKPLVVFTPKSLLRHPACVSSLNELAQGKFHEVYDDSSVNPENAEKVVICSGKIYYELMEERLKRNEVKTAIIRLEQYYPLPNHQLNQLKNKYFKAKKWLWVQEEPINMGAWPFLNRKLKGYFDHVVARFESGSPAGGLNINHVLRQNAIINETFNI, from the coding sequence ATGACAAAAAAACTTCCATATCCAGGCAATGCCCCCATTTCTGAAATTGAAGATTTATATAAAGATTACCTGAATAATCCTGAATCGGTAGAAGATAGCTGGAGATACTTTTTTGAAGGATTTGAACTTGCCAGAACTACCTATCATGAATCTGAACAATCCGATCTGATATTTGCAGATGAATTTAAAGTCATCAACCTCATCAATGCCTATCGCATGAGAGGACATCTTTTTACCCGTACAAATCCTGTCCGTAAAAGAAGACAATATTTCCCGACACTTGACATCACTAATTTCGGACTGAACGAATCAGACCTTGAAAAAAGTTTCAAAGCCGGCAACGAATTGGGAATCGGTCAGACCAGCCTGAAAAACATTGTTCAATACCTTGAAGATACCTATTGCCGTTCGATTGGGGTGGAATACATGTATATCCGTAATCCAAAAAAAGTTGAATGGCTGAAAAATAAAATTGAGCAAAACAGGAACACGCCACACTTTGCTCCGCATGTCAGAAGGCAGATACTTCAAAAACTGGTACAGGCAGTCGGATTTGAACAGTTTTTACATAAAAGATATACCGGCCAGAAAAGATTCAGCCTCGAAGGATGCGAAGCCCTTATCCCTGCGCTTGATTTTGTTATTGAAAAAGGTGCTGAATTGGGGATCAAGGAATTTGTCATTGGAATGCCTCACCGGGGAAGACTAAACGTACTTGCCAACATCTTTAATAAATCTTATCAGCAGATTTTCAGTGAGTTTGAGGGTAAAGGCTATGATGATAATTTTTCGCTTGGTGATGTTAAATATCATCTGGGTTATTCTGCTGAGATGGTTTCGAGGAAAGGGGAAATTATCAAACTTCACTTGTCGCCCAATCCATCACACCTCGAAGCTGTCAATCCGGTGGTGGAAGGTATTACAAGAGCAAAAATCGACCATGAACATCATGATAATTATTCCTCCATTTGTCCGGTACTGATTCACGGAGACGCAGCCATTGCCGGTCAGGGAATTGTTTATGAAGTTGTCCAGATGGAAAAACTGCTGGGATACCGTACAGGAGGAACCATTCATATTGTGGTCAACAACCAGCTTGGATTTACTACCGACTATATAGATGCCAGATCAAGTACTTATTGTACAGATGTGGCAAAAACCACCCTTTCTCCTGTTTTTCATGTCAATGCCGATGATCCTGAAGCTGTTGTCCATGTCATTCAACTGGCTGTGGAATACCGTCAGACCTTTCACAATGATGTGTTTATTGACATTCTTGGTTACAGGCGCTACGGACACAACGAAAGTGATGAGCCACGCTTTACCCAGCCCACCTTGTATAAAATCATTGCCAGACATCCGGATGTCAGGAAAATTTATGCTGATCAGCTTATTTCAGAAGATATTGTTTCTCAGGCAGATGCCGACCGAATGGTAACGACCTTTGAAAATATGCTTCAGGATAATCTTCTGGAAGCAAGAAAAAAAGGATTGTCACACATTGAGGCTATTTTCAGCAGAAACTGGTTTTCCATACTCACTGCCAACGAGGCTGATTTTGAAGACAGCCCTGAAACAGGCGTGCCTGCCGGAATTCTGAAAGACCTCAACAGGAAAATCAATATTCTTCCTGAGGGAATAGCATTTTTTGATAAAATAATCAGGCTGGTCAGACAAAGGTATGAAACCATTGAAAATGAAGGAAATATCGACTGGGCATTGGCAGAACAGCTTGCCTTTGCCAGCCTTCTTTTTGAAAAAACACCAGTCAGGTTATGTGGTCAGGATGTGGAAAGAGGAACATTTTCCCAAAGACATGCGGTTTTAAATATTGAAGACACAAATGAAAAATATATTCCGCTGAATAATCTGGGTGAAGAATACCCAAAATTCCGCATATTCAATTCATTGCTCAGTGAATATGGAGCTTTGGGGTTTGAGTACGGATATGCCATGGTATCTCCGGATTATCTGACTATCTGGGAAGCACAGTTCGGTGATTTCTCAAACGGAGCTCAAATCATTATTGATCAGTATATCAGCAGTGCTGAAGATAAATGGAAGATCATGAATGGCCTTATCATGCTTCTTCCTCATGGGTATGAAGGTCAGGGTCCTGAACACAGCAGTGCCAGAATTGAACGTTTTCTGGTTCTTTGCGGCAACCTCAACATGCAGGTGTGTTACCCCTCCACTCCCGCCAATTATTTCCATTTACTCAGACGACAGATAAAACGGGATTTCCGAAAACCATTGGTCGTTTTTACCCCGAAGAGCCTTCTCAGGCATCCTGCCTGTGTTTCATCCCTCAATGAACTGGCTCAGGGTAAATTTCATGAAGTTTATGATGATTCTTCCGTCAACCCTGAAAATGCTGAAAAAGTAGTGATTTGTTCAGGAAAGATTTATTATGAATTAATGGAGGAACGACTGAAAAGAAATGAAGTAAAAACAGCCATTATTCGGCTGGAACAATACTATCCCCTGCCCAACCATCAGCTTAATCAGCTTAAAAACAAATATTTCAAGGCAAAAAAATGGCTTTGGGTTCAGGAAGAGCCCATCAATATGGGGGCATGGCCATTCCTTAACCGTAAATTAAAAGGGTATTTCGATCATGTGGTTGCACGTTTTGAGAGCGGAAGTCCGGCCGGAGGGCTGAATATCAATCACGTACTACGACAGAATGCCATTATCAACGAAACCTTCAATATTTAA
- a CDS encoding asparagine synthetase B has translation MKIKLFFTLSFLMLFQGLFAAYLLIPMDESQKNHLKAYGITYWVLQANVTAEWLLNYRGGSFVFIYSKTAESECQIRGVSYEVIADAQYQKIIEEIANPEVNMEVVKLEKAPKIAVYSPKTKQPWDDAVTLVLTYAEIPYDVVYDDEVLQNKLFLYDWLHLHHEDFTGQTGKFYSGYASQAWYKEEIRENKEIAARWGYSKISQLKLAVAKKIKDFVLAGGYLFAMCAAADTYDIALAADGVDICTPEFDGDPIDPNADSKLNFNNTLAFQNFTLVKNPYIYEHSSIDATEDHRMIPEETDYFTLFDFSAKWDIIPTMLCQNHTRIIHGFMGQSTAFRKKYIKPEVLIMGENNSLNEARYIHGELGKGMWTFLGGHDPEDYQHFVYDPPTDLNLYPNSPGYRLILNNVLFPAAEKKKQKT, from the coding sequence ATGAAGATAAAGCTTTTCTTTACCCTTTCATTCCTGATGTTATTTCAGGGACTATTTGCCGCTTATTTACTGATTCCGATGGATGAAAGCCAGAAGAATCACCTGAAAGCCTATGGCATTACCTATTGGGTACTTCAGGCCAACGTAACTGCTGAATGGTTGTTAAACTACAGGGGAGGAAGCTTTGTGTTTATTTATTCAAAAACTGCTGAAAGTGAATGCCAGATACGTGGGGTCAGCTATGAAGTGATTGCAGATGCCCAATATCAGAAAATCATTGAAGAGATTGCCAACCCTGAAGTTAATATGGAGGTAGTCAAGCTTGAAAAAGCGCCTAAAATTGCCGTTTACTCTCCCAAGACCAAACAGCCCTGGGACGATGCCGTTACCCTCGTACTGACCTATGCAGAAATCCCCTATGATGTGGTTTATGATGATGAAGTCCTTCAAAACAAGCTCTTCCTTTACGACTGGCTCCATCTTCATCATGAAGATTTTACGGGACAGACAGGTAAATTTTACAGCGGTTATGCTTCACAGGCATGGTATAAGGAAGAAATACGTGAAAACAAAGAAATTGCAGCCCGCTGGGGATATTCTAAAATTTCGCAGTTAAAGCTTGCCGTAGCAAAAAAAATCAAGGATTTTGTTCTGGCTGGCGGCTATTTGTTTGCCATGTGTGCGGCTGCCGACACTTACGACATTGCCCTTGCTGCCGATGGTGTTGATATTTGTACCCCTGAATTTGATGGTGACCCAATCGACCCTAATGCCGACTCCAAGCTAAACTTCAACAATACCCTTGCATTTCAGAACTTTACGCTGGTGAAAAATCCCTATATTTATGAACATTCCTCCATTGATGCCACTGAAGATCATCGAATGATCCCCGAGGAAACAGACTATTTCACGCTTTTCGATTTTTCTGCCAAGTGGGACATCATTCCTACCATGCTTTGCCAGAACCATACCCGTATTATCCATGGCTTTATGGGACAGTCAACTGCTTTCAGAAAAAAATACATCAAACCAGAAGTACTCATCATGGGCGAAAACAACTCACTGAATGAAGCACGTTACATTCATGGTGAACTGGGTAAAGGGATGTGGACTTTTCTGGGAGGCCATGATCCCGAAGATTATCAGCACTTTGTATATGATCCCCCTACCGATCTGAACCTCTATCCCAACTCTCCGGGATACCGCCTTATCCTCAACAATGTTTTATTCCCTGCTGCTGAAAAGAAAAAACAAAAAACCTGA
- the odhB gene encoding 2-oxoglutarate dehydrogenase complex dihydrolipoyllysine-residue succinyltransferase — MIFELKVPSLGESVSNAVIANWLVADGDFVGKDQEVVEIDSDKATVAVSSEQSGKISILIPAGEKVGIGDVIATVDTEQTGNQTSKVKKEETEEEASVIPEKQSQSTDSEEKAQPRQDVRVSISPLAEKLISENQVDIEELIHDKLIRITKGDVEKFLQKPTKPKQEISREESREEMTTLRKKLSERLVQSKNQTAMLTTFNEIDMSRLIEIRKKNNEEFQKKYGIKLGFMSFFTKAVTLALDEFPQVNASIENSEIVYHHYKDIGIAVSTPKGLMVPVIRNAEAMDLFEIELKINELATKARNKKLSLDEMSGGTFTITNGGVFGSLLSTPIINPPQVAILGMHKIQERPVGIDGKIELRPMMYVALSYDHRLIDGKESVSFLVKVKELLENPVNLAFGNDPLRSLLGL, encoded by the coding sequence ATGATTTTTGAATTAAAAGTTCCTTCTCTCGGAGAGTCGGTCAGCAATGCGGTCATCGCTAACTGGCTTGTGGCTGACGGAGATTTTGTCGGTAAAGATCAGGAAGTTGTTGAAATTGATTCAGATAAAGCCACTGTTGCCGTTAGTTCTGAGCAAAGCGGAAAAATCAGCATACTGATTCCTGCCGGTGAAAAGGTGGGAATAGGTGATGTCATTGCTACTGTTGATACTGAACAAACTGGTAATCAAACCAGTAAAGTAAAAAAAGAAGAAACGGAAGAAGAAGCCTCTGTTATTCCTGAAAAACAAAGCCAGTCAACTGACTCAGAAGAGAAAGCACAGCCCCGGCAGGATGTCAGAGTCAGCATCTCTCCGCTGGCTGAAAAATTAATTAGTGAAAATCAGGTAGATATTGAAGAACTTATTCACGACAAGCTTATCAGGATTACGAAAGGTGATGTGGAAAAATTTCTCCAAAAGCCAACAAAACCCAAACAGGAAATTAGCCGTGAAGAAAGCCGTGAAGAAATGACCACGCTTCGTAAGAAGCTTTCAGAAAGGCTTGTTCAGTCCAAAAATCAGACAGCTATGCTGACTACCTTTAATGAAATTGACATGAGCCGTCTGATTGAAATACGGAAGAAAAATAATGAAGAATTTCAGAAGAAATACGGGATCAAACTGGGCTTTATGTCTTTCTTTACCAAGGCAGTAACCCTGGCGCTTGATGAGTTTCCTCAGGTTAATGCAAGTATTGAAAACAGTGAAATCGTCTATCATCACTATAAGGATATTGGAATAGCCGTCAGCACGCCCAAAGGCCTGATGGTTCCTGTCATCCGCAATGCAGAAGCCATGGATTTATTCGAAATAGAACTGAAAATCAATGAACTGGCAACAAAAGCCAGAAACAAAAAACTCAGTCTTGACGAAATGAGCGGAGGTACCTTTACCATCACCAACGGAGGTGTATTCGGTTCATTACTTTCAACACCGATCATCAATCCCCCTCAGGTTGCCATACTGGGCATGCATAAAATACAGGAACGTCCGGTTGGCATTGACGGAAAAATTGAGCTCCGCCCGATGATGTATGTGGCACTTTCTTACGACCACCGTTTGATTGACGGAAAAGAATCGGTCAGTTTTCTGGTAAAGGTTAAAGAGTTGCTGGAAAATCCGGTTAATCTGGCTTTTGGGAATGACCCTCTGAGAAGTTTATTGGGATTGTAA
- a CDS encoding DEAD/DEAH box helicase: MNFTEMGLIPELLQSVAEMGFQYPTPIQEKIIPQILTNHNDLVGLAQTGTGKTAAFGLPILQNIEMSGDDIQALILCPTRELCLQITNDFMSYARHLPAIKVSAVYGGASITAQIRELRDKPQIVAGTPGRILDMIKRKALKINNIKYLVLDEADEMLNMGFKNDMDAILENTPASKRTFLFSATMPVEIRDMALRYMHKPLEITVGKRNAGAENVFHYYYVVNPHDRYEALKRIIDFNPEIYGIIFCRTRNETKEIADKLMLEGYNADTLHGDLSQAQRDYVMNRFRLKHIQLLVATDVAARGLDVSDLTHIINYNLPDDMEVYTHRSGRTGRAGKEGISVSIISKREADKIRHLERSTGKHFIQQQVPGGNDICEKQLFSLIDKVEKIEVDESLIHKYLPVIFNKLAWLDREQLIKHFVSIEFNRFLNYYKNAADLS, encoded by the coding sequence ATGAATTTTACAGAAATGGGGTTAATCCCCGAACTACTCCAATCTGTTGCAGAAATGGGATTTCAATATCCAACACCCATTCAGGAAAAAATAATTCCCCAGATACTGACCAACCATAACGATCTGGTTGGGCTTGCCCAGACCGGAACCGGTAAAACGGCTGCTTTTGGCTTACCCATCCTACAAAATATTGAGATGTCAGGAGATGATATTCAGGCACTTATCCTGTGTCCGACCCGTGAGCTCTGCCTTCAGATCACCAACGATTTTATGAGTTATGCAAGGCATCTTCCTGCGATTAAAGTATCAGCCGTTTACGGTGGTGCAAGCATAACAGCCCAGATCAGAGAACTCAGGGATAAACCGCAGATCGTTGCGGGAACTCCGGGCCGAATCCTCGATATGATCAAAAGGAAGGCATTAAAAATCAACAACATAAAATATCTTGTCCTCGATGAGGCAGACGAAATGCTGAACATGGGATTCAAAAACGATATGGATGCCATTCTGGAAAATACACCCGCTTCAAAACGAACATTTTTGTTTTCTGCTACCATGCCGGTCGAAATTCGCGACATGGCGCTGCGCTATATGCACAAACCTCTTGAAATCACTGTCGGGAAAAGAAATGCAGGTGCTGAAAATGTTTTTCATTACTATTATGTGGTGAATCCGCACGACAGATATGAAGCACTCAAGCGGATTATTGACTTCAATCCTGAAATCTATGGAATTATTTTCTGCAGAACACGTAATGAAACGAAGGAAATTGCCGATAAACTGATGCTGGAAGGCTACAATGCCGATACTCTCCATGGCGACCTATCACAGGCACAGCGCGATTACGTCATGAACCGTTTCAGGCTAAAACACATACAGTTGCTGGTCGCTACCGATGTTGCTGCCCGCGGACTTGATGTCAGCGACCTGACACATATCATCAATTACAATTTACCAGATGATATGGAAGTGTACACCCACCGTAGCGGAAGAACCGGAAGAGCTGGAAAAGAAGGTATTTCGGTTTCCATTATTTCAAAACGGGAAGCTGATAAAATCAGGCATCTCGAACGCTCCACAGGGAAACACTTTATACAGCAACAGGTGCCGGGTGGCAACGATATCTGCGAAAAACAACTGTTTAGCCTGATTGACAAAGTTGAAAAAATCGAAGTAGATGAATCATTGATACACAAATACTTACCTGT
- a CDS encoding putative porin yields MNRHKLIKLNLSIGILLLTLFSAIPHVLKAQKDTILPDTKYLNINPLNYPTNLRTFDDTTLNRFHLFDPLKSFDDFYTSTAGTGSPYFSNKHRLSENSLHFPAANVPGLFLTFPENISFFNTKTPFTYLYYVQGGKNLQQLNVLHSRNINPLLNFAIAYNLMGFNGFYYHQKVQNSNFHISANFRTPDEHYMLFAAYSADKYIQNCNGGISYEDFRLLNWQRRLVAPVATESASQKNFRKTLFIFHQLNIGPKDSAKKGNLYLGHRFSWTKNAYQYLEENPLNACYPFIFYDSTATNDSIHWQNIENRIFLSKYGSQSEIPIFQAGFIHLASITHLRQLDSNLNAFLAFLHGNIISGKFILKYDADYVLSGQNKNNFHIDIQPLLILSDRYALFLKSAISRKAVPFYLQYATLNHLSWENHFLPFSESSISLGISNLKNTDYIDFQFINLKNYVYVNTDLSAIQSPASISLAVLSMLKKLRIGHFHFDNHAVIQYSSDVAAYPLPSWMLNNLTYFKFNLFKNNLSLEAGIDCRLTASWHAPFYYAPMNIFYVQDSISVPFYPYGAVFINGKIKRGRFFLLFEQPHQYLFKENSTFVIPNYPMTPFNFRFGISWSFYD; encoded by the coding sequence ATGAACAGACACAAACTGATAAAACTGAATCTTTCCATTGGCATTCTGTTGTTAACCCTGTTTTCAGCCATTCCACATGTACTCAAGGCACAGAAAGACACCATTTTACCAGACACAAAATATCTGAATATCAATCCATTAAATTATCCTACAAATTTACGAACCTTTGATGATACCACCCTGAACCGCTTCCATTTGTTCGACCCTTTAAAAAGCTTTGATGACTTTTATACTTCAACAGCCGGAACCGGAAGCCCTTATTTCAGTAACAAACATCGTCTTTCGGAAAACAGTCTTCATTTTCCTGCTGCCAATGTCCCCGGTTTATTTCTCACTTTTCCTGAAAATATTTCTTTTTTCAACACTAAGACTCCATTTACCTACCTGTATTATGTTCAGGGAGGTAAAAATCTTCAGCAACTGAATGTACTTCATTCCCGGAACATTAATCCACTGCTCAACTTTGCCATAGCTTACAACCTCATGGGATTCAACGGGTTTTATTATCACCAGAAAGTGCAAAACAGCAATTTCCACATTTCCGCCAATTTCCGGACACCTGACGAACATTACATGCTTTTTGCCGCTTATTCAGCCGACAAATACATTCAGAATTGTAACGGAGGTATCAGTTACGAGGACTTCAGGCTGTTAAACTGGCAAAGGCGTCTGGTAGCACCTGTAGCCACTGAAAGTGCTTCCCAAAAAAATTTCCGGAAGACGCTTTTCATCTTTCATCAGTTGAATATCGGTCCGAAAGATTCCGCGAAAAAAGGGAACTTATATCTCGGACATCGTTTTTCATGGACAAAAAATGCTTACCAATATCTGGAAGAGAATCCGCTCAATGCCTGTTATCCCTTCATTTTTTACGATTCTACTGCCACAAACGACAGCATACACTGGCAGAATATTGAGAATCGTATTTTTCTTTCAAAATATGGTAGTCAATCTGAAATACCTATATTTCAGGCAGGTTTTATCCATCTTGCTTCCATCACACACCTCCGTCAACTCGATTCAAATCTGAACGCCTTTCTGGCATTTTTACATGGCAACATTATCTCAGGAAAATTTATACTGAAATATGATGCTGATTATGTGCTGTCGGGTCAGAATAAAAATAATTTTCATATTGATATTCAGCCACTTCTAATACTTTCAGACCGATATGCCCTTTTCCTGAAATCTGCCATCAGCCGAAAAGCTGTTCCCTTTTACCTGCAATATGCAACACTTAATCATCTGTCATGGGAAAATCATTTTCTTCCTTTTTCTGAATCATCCATTTCCTTAGGGATCAGCAACTTAAAAAATACCGATTATATTGATTTTCAATTTATTAATTTAAAGAACTATGTGTATGTCAATACTGATCTGTCAGCCATTCAATCACCGGCATCAATCAGCCTTGCTGTGCTTAGCATGCTGAAAAAACTTCGTATCGGCCATTTTCATTTTGATAATCATGCAGTTATACAATATTCTTCCGATGTGGCTGCCTATCCGCTCCCATCTTGGATGCTCAACAACCTGACTTATTTCAAATTCAACCTTTTTAAAAACAATCTTTCACTGGAAGCAGGTATAGATTGCCGCCTGACGGCATCGTGGCATGCCCCGTTTTACTATGCTCCCATGAATATCTTTTATGTTCAGGACAGCATTTCAGTTCCATTTTATCCTTATGGCGCTGTTTTCATCAACGGAAAAATTAAAAGAGGCCGGTTTTTCCTGCTGTTCGAGCAGCCTCATCAATATCTTTTCAAAGAAAACTCTACCTTTGTCATTCCAAATTACCCGATGACTCCCTTCAATTTCAGATTTGGCATTTCGTGGTCCTTTTATGATTAA